In Solanum lycopersicum chromosome 5, SLM_r2.1, the following are encoded in one genomic region:
- the LOC138348469 gene encoding uncharacterized protein, which translates to MARTHTPASGGQNPIHAPASGNTIRGRGRRRAQGRGRGRIAAPVEGQVPIVTQGRYRIVPLDVENIHGDVQDRVDGDEPAQAPPSTIVTPVLQDTLARMLGLLEGMAQARALLVTSDGSQTRVGGQTPDPIIAPDSQTPRTQPAAAIAPRLDSMEFQDIASHLANRPSMTIDEQKMFGRFRLMNPPTYTGDLTEDAYEFIVSCDERLHNLGLVESHGVDYTAFQMTGYAKQWWRDYISSRPTGSPPLSWTQFTQVFISKFVPRNERERKRDEFEGLQQGGMLVAEYEGKFHALARHASMILSTEAERKVVNAAKELEMIRCEGFEQREGKRTRYSGDFGGAPPRSQGYVGRGYHSQSIIYPFMLLYLRLRVVTLGIVLRAQCILHKVHLLGLWFGEGILGSQASTSKAAQPPARGGAQNGRGGPHSVVSEFSEVFLTDLPGLPLDRDIDFCIDVEPGTRPISIPPYRMAPTTLKELKEQLQDLLCKGFIRPSVSPWGAPVLFVVVRCGPTDVKKI; encoded by the exons ATGGCGAGAACTCATACTCCGGCAAGTGGTGGTCAAAATCCCATTCATGCGCCTGCTTCTGGGAACACTATCCGAGGTAGAGGCAGGAGACGAGCTCAAGGTCGGGGTAGAGGCCGTATTGCAGCACCTGTGGAAGGTCAAGTACCCATAGTTACCCAGGGTCGTTATAGGATCGTACCTCTTGATGTAGAGAAtattcatggggatgtgcaagatcgtgtcgatgGGGATGAGCCGGCTCAGGCTCCACCCAGTACTATTGTTACCccagtgcttcaagataccttgGCTCGTATGTTAGGACTCCTAGAGGGGATGGCTCAGGCAAGAGCTTTGCTtgtcacttctgatggctcacagaccCGTGTCGGAGGTCAGACTCCAGATCCGATAATTGCTCCAGATTCTCAGACTCCCAGGACTCAGCCAGCTGCTGCTATAGCTCctcgtttggatagtatggagtttcAAGATATTGCCTCACATTTGGCGAACAGACCTTCTATGACcattgatgagcaaaagatgtttgggaggttcagactaatgaatcctcctacttatactggtgacttaACTGAAGATgcatatgaatttatagttagttgtgatgagaggttgcataatctCGGATTAGTAGAGTCTCACGGAGTTGACTACACAGCGTTTCAGATGACTGGCTACGCCaagcagtggtggagggattatattagtagtaggccaACGGGATCTCCTCCACTGTCCTGGACTCAGTTTACACAggtatttatatcaaaatttgttccacgcaatgagagggagcgcaagagggatgagtttgagggtttgcagcaaGGTGGTATGTTAGTTGCAGAGTATGAaggtaaatttcatgccttggctaggcatgcttcgatgatactttctacagaggctgagaga AAAGTGGTGAATGCTGCTAAGGAGTTAGAGATGATTCGATgtgagggatttgagcagcgTGAGGGAAAGAGGACCCGTTATTCAGGTGATTTTGGTGGTGCTCCGCCTAGGAGTCAAGGTTATGTAGGGAGAGGTTATCACTCTCAATCCATCATATACCCATTCATGCTTCTATATCTGCGTCTGAGGGTGGTTACACTAGGCATAGTTCTTCGAGCTCAGTGCATACTTCACAAGGTTCATCTTCTAGGCCTATGGTTCGGGGAGGGCATTCTC GGTTCTCAGGCTTCGACTTCCAAGGCTgcacaacctccagctaggggtggtgcacagaatggtagaggtggtcctcattcag tggtgagtgaattttcagaagtatttctgaccgatttgccaggtcttccattagatcgtgatattgatttttgtattgatgtggagccaggcactcggcctatttccattcctcccTATCGTATGGCACCGACTacattgaaagagttgaaggagcagttgcaggatttgttgtgtaaaggttttattagaccgagtgtatctccttggggtgctccagttttatttgttgttgtgCGATGTGGTCCCACggatgtaaaaaaaatttag
- the LOC138348470 gene encoding uncharacterized protein, producing the protein MTILYHSGKTNVVADALSRKAVSMGILAMLQVDEHPLARDVQSLANSFLRLDISEPRKVLAYMEARSSLLEQIRSQQFDDGDLCKIREKVLKGEVKAAILDSEGVLRIKGRICVPRTGDLTGLIMEEAHSSRYSIHLGATKMYRDLKQHYCGVKELGTLVDLSTAFHPQTDGQSERTIQVLEDMLWACVIDFGDQWDQFLPLAEFAYINSYHSSIEMTPFEALYGRICRSPIVWFDAFEVRPWGTDLLRESLDKVKLIQDRLLMAQSRQKSYAYRKIRDLEFMVGDKRIGEVAYQLALPPGLSGVHPEEPITILDRQIRKLRSKEIVLVKVQWKHRPVEEATWETELDMRSKYPHLF; encoded by the exons atgactattctttatcattCAGGCAAgacaaatgttgtagcagatgccttgagtcgaaaggcggtaagtatgggtaTTTTAGCCATGTTACAGGTCGACGAGCATCCTTTAgctagggatgtccaatccTTGGCCAATAGCTTTttgagacttgatatttcagaacctcgtaaggtgttggcttatatggaggccAGATCATCCTTATTGGAACAAATTCGGTCTCAACAGTTTGAcgatggtgatttatgtaagattagagAAAAGGTGTTAAAAGGAGAAGTCAaggctgcaattcttgatagtgagggagttttgaggattaaaggtCGTATCTGTGTTCCTCGTACAGGTGATTTGACTGGATTAATCATGGAGGAGGCCCACAGTTCGAGGTACTCGATTCATCTgggggctactaagatgtatcgtgacttgaaaCAACATTATTGTGGTGTC aaagagttgggcactctggtggatcttagtacagcctttcaccctcagactgatggtcagtctgagcggacTATTCAGGTCCTTGAGGACATGTTGtgggcgtgtgtgattgactttggtgaTCAGTGGGATCAGTTCTTGCCTTTAGCGGAGTTTGCTTACattaatagttatcattcgagcattGAGATGACACCATTTGAGGCTCTGTATGGTAGGATATGTCGATCAccaattgtttggtttgatgcatttgaggttagaccatggggtacagatttgttgagggagtccttggacaaggtcaagttgatccaagatagacttctcatggctcagagtaggcaaaagagttatgcaTATCGAAAGATTcgtgatttagagtttatggttggagataag cgtattggtgaggtggcgtatcagttggctttgccacctggTTTGTCTGGTgtccatcct gaagagccgatcaccattttggataggcaaattcgaAAGCTAAGGTCCAAGGAGATTGTTTTagtaaaggttcagtggaagcatcgtccagtggaggaggctacatgggagacagagttagacatgaggagtaaatatcctcatcttttttag